The window aatGGGACAGAATTTAGTCGGATTTTAGTTCGTCAGATGACAAATGCTGTGAGAAATCTTTATGCCAGTAATGTAAGGAAGATAATCTGCTCTGGAATTCTACCTTTGGGTTGTGCACCGCGTATACTACTGAAACGTGATAATTCTAATTCTTCGAGTAGCAAGGTAAGGGGTTGTCTCGATGAGGTTAACTTGATGATCTTGGAATATAACAGAAAGCTGGAGGAGAAAATCGTAGCCATTAATGCAGATTTGCCTGATGCACATATTATCTTCTGTGATGTTTACCGAGCAATGATGGAGTTCATTGACAATCCTAAGCCTTATGGTACAATCAAACTTTCTTCTTCAATTCTCAGAAAAATCACACATTTTGGGACTTCTTAGTTCAGAATCGTCTTGCCTATATGTGATCAGTGTTTTCATATTCAGTTACATTTAATTGTTCGTACTATCTTGTATGGCAGCAATAAAGCTTAAAAGCTTTGATTTGCATCGTTACGGTCAGTTATATATTGGTACAATGGCAGATGATTAATTGTTCCTTTATATATTTCTGATTGGTGAAACTTTTGCAGGGATTGAGGATGTGAACAGTGCGTGCTGCGGATTAGGCAAATACGGTGGCATGAGTGGATGCATCTCCACGGACATGGCCTGCCAACGGGCTTCAACTCATGTCTGGTGGGACTTATACAACCCTACAACCACCATCAACTCGTTGATAGCTGATTCAGCCTGGTCTGGCCATCCATTATCTGCCATTAGCCGCCCCATTACAGTCCAAGAACTCGTCTCCAACAGTGAAAAACCTATAAAACTTTGTACTTGATAGTTGTCCTTTTTTATTTGCAAAAACTAGTGTGAGTAGAAATGTGCTAATGCGTTCGACAAGTTGAAGATAGATAATCATTACGTAATTGCCTTTTGAGAACTTTATTGAAGCCTTGAAAGAGGCATAGAATCAAAGCATAAGTGTTGTACAATAGCAGTAGATAGAATACCAAGAGAGAGTAGATAAATGATAGGTGAAGAAATCGGTCGCCGTGGGTACATTTTGTGATAAAATTTTAGAAGAAATGTGTTAATAAAAGTATTGCTAGTCCGGCAAGGAAATCTAGTTTTGGACCTCCATTATTCTGATTTCCAGGAGCTGAGCTTGCTGGCGAAGGGCCTTTCGCAAAATAATAGCATGTTACTAAAGCAAATTAGGAAGAAATTTTGTGTGATCTAAATGGAATTCTTGAAACATttgtttcttcaaaaaaaaaagaagaagatagaTGTGAAAATGTACCTGCACAAGCACTGAGTGGTGGGGTGTTAACACGACAAACAGAAGGCAGCATGATGGCCTTATTTTT of the Primulina huaijiensis isolate GDHJ02 unplaced genomic scaffold, ASM1229523v2 scaffold207894, whole genome shotgun sequence genome contains:
- the LOC140966761 gene encoding GDSL esterase/lipase At1g71250-like — encoded protein: MAKQMQVLALSFLLFSTIFWEKRHVSAMELRVPNRSMSSTVTAMYLLGDSSVDCGENTPFYSILHQNLSMYPCNGSDSSLVPQLLANKMGLQSAKPFYGQNGTIYGLLGGVNFGSAQATILSPRSRSYQSLNQQLRQAFETIQLLQLHLGEEPAKHFVKSSLFYLSFGKDDFIEYFVDNKSSFNIKYNGTEFSRILVRQMTNAVRNLYASNVRKIICSGILPLGCAPRILLKRDNSNSSSSKVRGCLDEVNLMILEYNRKLEEKIVAINADLPDAHIIFCDVYRAMMEFIDNPKPYGIEDVNSACCGLGKYGGMSGCISTDMACQRASTHVWWDLYNPTTTINSLIADSAWSGHPLSAISRPITVQELVSNSEKPIKLCT